The stretch of DNA GGTGGGGACTTGGCTGGCGGTGCCGAGGACCACCAATTCGCGTGCGGACAAGGCGAGTTATCCCGTTGTCTCGTTATCCCGTTATCCCGGAGGCCACTGCAGGCCGCGTCCGCCGAGGACGTGGGCGTGCGCGTGGAAGACGGTCTGTCCCGCGCCGGTGCCGGTGTTGAAGACGATGCGATAGCTCTCCGCCTTCTCCTCGGCGGCGACCTCGCCGGCCTCGCGGAGGACGTCGGCGGCGATGGTGGGTTCGGCGGCGGCGAGGGCGGCGGCGTCGGGGTAGTGCGCCTTGGGGATGATCAGGACGTGGCTGGGGGCCTGCGGGTTGATGTCCCGGAAGGCGACGGTCGTGTCCGTCTCCTTCACGAGGGTCGCGGGCACCTCGCCCGCGACGATCTTGCAGAACAGGCAGTCAGCCTGCGGTTCTCCCGCCATGGGGCGCCTCCGGTCCTAGCTGGTTGTACTGGCCCCCCGCATGCTATCCGGGCTGCGCCCACGCCTGGCCCCCTCCCTTGGCCCCCGGCGGCCGGCCCCCTACCGAACAAGCTTTCCCGCCCACCCGCCCGCCCACCCGATTGCCCCGCAGCGACCATCGATTGGCCGCAGTCGCGAGCGCTCCGGGGCCGAAGCAGCCCCGCAGCCACCGGACGACAGCGAGGACGCCTCACGACCCCGGCAGCTCCGGTGCCGTCTTCGGTGGGGTCGTCTCCAGGGCCGCCAGCGCCAGGCGGATCGCCTCGTCCAACTGGGGGTCCCTGCCTGCCGCGTAGTCCTCCGGTGTCGTCACCACCTCGACGTCCGGGTCCACCCCGTAGTTCTCGACGCCCCAGCCGTATCCCTCCAGCCAGAACGCGTACTTCGGCTGCGTCACCAGCGTCCCGTCGACCAGGCGGTACCTGCTGTCGATGCCGATCACGCCGCCCCACGTCCGCGTGCCCACCACGGGACCGATCCCCAACGCCTTGATCGCCGCGTTCACGATGTCCCCGTCGGAACCGGAGAATTCGTTGGCGACAGCGACGACGGGTCCGCGTGGCGCGTCCGCCGGGTAGCTGAACGGCCGTGTGCCCCGCGGCAGGTCCCAGCCCACGATCTTCCGGGCCAGTTTCTCGACCACCAGTTGGGACGTGTGCCCGCCCCGGTTCTCCCGTACGTCCACCACGAGACCGTCCCTGGCCACCTCCACCCGCAGGTCCCGGTGGATCTGCGCCCAGCCGGGAGCCTGCATGTCCGGCACGTGGAGGTAGCCGAGCCGCCCGCCTGACCGCTCGTGGACGTACGCACGCCGGTCGACGACCCACGCGTGGTACCGCAACGGCTCCTCGTCGTCGACCGGGATCACCACCGCGTGCCGTGGATCGCCCCCGCCCGCGGGCGACACCGTGAGCTCCACCGGCTTCCCCGCCGTACCCACCAGCAAGGGTCCGGGTCCCGCCACCGGATCGACCGGCCGGCCCGCCACCGCAAGGAGCGCGTCTCCCGCCCGCACCGCCACCCCCGGCGCGGCGAGCGGCGACTGGGCGGCCGGGTCCGACGTCTCGGAGGGGAGGATCCGGTCGATCCGCCACGCCCCGTCCTCGCCCCGCGAGACATCCGCGCCGAGCAGCCCCTGCCGCACCGCCGAACTTCCCCAGGCCCCGCCCCCCATGACGTACGCGTGCGAGGTGCCGAGTTCCCCGGCGACCTCCCACAGCAGGTCGACGAGGTCGTCGTGCGTGGCCACCCGGTCGAGCACCGGACGGTACCGGTCGAGGACGCCGTCCCAGTCGACCCCGCCCAGGTCGGGCCGCCAGAAGTTGTCCCGCATGAGGCGCCCGGCCTCGTCGTACATCTGGCGCCACTCCGCAGCCGGATCGACCGTCTGCCGGACCCGCGTGAGGTCGACGGTGATGTTCGAGTCGGAGCTCTCGTCACCGGAGGCCCGACGGTCGCTCGGCACGACCTTCAGCTTTCCGTCGGCCCACAGCAGCACCCGCTTGCCGTCCCCGCTGACGGCGAAGTGGTCGGCGTCCGACGCCAGTTCCTCGATGCGCTGCTGTACGAGGTCGTAGCGCTCGAGCTCGGTCTGCGGGTCGGGGTCCGTCGGCGTGGCGCGGGACGCGCCGAGGACGCCCCGCACGGGGTGCCGCAGCCACAGGACGCCGTCCTTGGCGGCCCTCAGGGTCGAGTAACGGGCGGCCTCGACCGGGAACGGCACGATGCGGTCGGCCAGGCCGTCGAGGTCGATGCGGGTGACGGGCGAGCCCTCGCTGTCCGGGGTCTCGTCCTTGTCGGGCGCCTCGAAGGGCCGCCCGTGCCGCTGCGGCCCGAAGGGTGAGGGTGTGGTGGCGGCCAGCGTGATCAAGTACGGCCGCGAACCTCCTACGAAGGCGAGGTCGAAGACGTGCTCGTCGTAGACAGGGTCGAAGGCCCGCGCGGACAGGAACGCCAGATGCTTGCCGTCAAGCGTGAACGCGGGCGCGTAGTCACGGAACCGCAGCGGAGTCGCGTCGGACACCGAGAGGTCGGCCGTGTTGGCCAGCTTCAGCTGGCGCAGCGGACGCGGCCCCGGATGCGACCACGCCAGCCAGGCCGAGTCCGGCGAGAAGACGAGCCCGGTGGCGTCCCCGTCCTCCCCGCGGTCGACCTCGCGCACCTCCCCGCTCTCCCGCTCGACGAGCAGCACCCGCCCGTCGTGCGAGGCGACGGCGGCCCGGCTGCCGTCGGGTGCCATGGCGAGGCCGAGCACCCGGCCCAGCTGCCCGGCGGCGATCCTGCGGGGCGTGGCACCCGGCGCGAGGCCCGTGGCGGGCGCGAACTGGAGCGCGTCGTCGCCCTCCGCGTCCGTCACCCACACGACGTGTTCCTCGCCGTCGACGCGGAACGTGCGCGGCAGCCGTGCGCGCACTCCGTGCTCGGCGGCGAGCGCGCGGGCGGGCCCCTCGCGGTGGGTCACCCAGTGCACGCCGCCGCGCACGGAGACGGCGCTGCCGCGTCCCGTGTGGTCGGGAGCGGCGGCGCCGAACCAGCGCGCGGCGCTCACGGGGAACGGCTGGAGGTCGGTGCGCTGGCCGCCGAGGCGGACGTCGACGCGGCGCGGCTCGGCGTCCACCAGGTCGTCAAGGAGCCAGAGTTCACCCGCGGACGCGTACACGACGCGGGTGCCGTCGGTGGCGGCGTGCCGGGCGTAGAAGCTGTCGACGCCGGTGTGCCGGCGCAGATCGGAGCCGTCGGGCAGCGAGGAGTAGACGGCGCCGACGCCTTCGTGATCGGAGAGGAAGGCGATACGCTCCCCCACCCACAGCGGGTACTCGATGTTCCCGTCGAGCTCTTCATGGACGCGTACGAAGCGGTCGTCGCCGCCCTCGTCGCCGGTACCGCCGTCCCCGGCACCGCCGCGCCGGATCCAGAGCTTGCCCGCCGTGCCGCCGCGGTACCGCTTCCACCAGGCGGCCTCGCGCCCCATCGGCGCGGAGAGCAGGAGGAGTTGGCCCTCCCGTGGGCCGTACGCGACGTCCCCCACGACTCCGTACGGCAGCGTGTCCGCGGGCCCGCCGTCCAGCGGTACGGCCCGCGCCCAGCTGCGGCGCAGCGAGGCCTGGCCGGACGTGCTGACGGCGAGAACCCGCCCGTCCGGGGTCCAGCCGCGCACGGACGTCCGTGAACTGCCCCAATACGTGAGGCGCTTGGACGACCCGCCGTCGACGGGAGCGACATGCACCTCGGGGGAGCCGTCACGCGTGGACGTCCACGCGATGGTCGTCCCGTCCTGGGAGATGCGGGGGTGGTTCACCGGCATGTTGTCGGCGCTGACGCGCCATGCCCGGCCACCGTCGAGGGGCGCGACCCAGACGTCGTCCTCGGCGGTGAAGGCGACCAACTCGCCGCGCAGATGCGGAAACCGGAGATACGCGGGGTGTCCAGTCAGTGTCACGCAGCCAGCCTAGGCAGCCTCGGCGGAGCCGGGCAGGGTTTTGGATCACTTGCCCCTGCATGAGCACGTCGGATCGGGCTGCTGCGGCGGCGGGTCGGGCGTGGCGGTCACCGTGACGGTCGCCGCGGGCGGCTGGTCGGGCTCATCCGGCTGGTCCGGATCCTCGGGCTGCTCCGGTTCGTCGCCTCCGGCGCAGTCGCCGAGTACGTCCACGCGGAACCACTCCTTGCCGTCGACCTTGGCGGTGAGGTTCCCGCGTACGCAGTGTCCGTCGACGACGGACCACACCGAGCCCTTGACGGTGACCTCGCTGGTGTTGTCCGAACCCTTTCCGTTCCTGGCCTGCCCCTGGCAGTCGACGGTGACGGCGGTGTCGCGGTCCGGAGAGCCGCTGGACGGTGTGACCCGGTCCTTGTAGCGGGCGTTACAGCTGATCCACAGCACGTCGAGGTGCTGCCGCTCCAGCTCCTTGGTCGCCATTTCGTCGGTGGTGATCGCGACGGCCGCGGTGTTCATGCCTCCATCGACCGGGTCGCACGCGGTGACCCCGATCACCGCCGCCCCCGCGAACCCGACGGCGTACAGCACCCGCCGGCGCCGTCCGCGTACGTCCACCGCACGATCACGTAAGCGCCTCAATGCCCCCATAGGCGGCAGAGTGCCACTACTAGCCGCGTGACGGTAGACCCCTTTGCGTCCACTCCCCCGGGTTCCGCCCCGGCGGGTTCAGGACCAGCGGCCCGTGCGTCCCAGGAGCAGTGCGGCCGCCGCCGTCCCCGCGGTCGACGTACGCAACACGCTGCGCCCCAGGCGGTACGGCTTCGCGCCCGCGTCCGCGAAGGACGCCAGTTCGTCCGGGGATACGCCGCCCTCGGGGCCGACCACGAGGACGATGTGCCCGGCCGTCGGGAGGTCGGCTGTGGCCAGCGGTTCGCTGCCCTCCTCGTGCAGGACCGCGGCGAGGTCGGCGGAGGCGAGCAGCGCCGCCACCTGCTTGGTCGACGCGGCCTCCGCGACCTCGGGGAAGCGCACCCGGCGCGACTGCTTGCCCGCCTCGCGCGCCGTGGCACGCCACTTGCCGAGCGCCTTGAGGCCGCGCTCGCCCTTCCACTGTGTGATGCAGCGCGACGCGGACCAGGGCACGATCGCGTCGACGCCGGTCTCCGTCATGGTCTCGACGGCGAGTTCACCGCGATCCCCCTTGGGCAGCGCCTGTACGACGGTGATCCGGGGCTCCTGCGGCGCCTCTTCCTGTACGGAGTCCATCCGCAGGATCAGCCGGTCCTTGCCCTCGGTGTCCAGGACCACGCACTCGGCCCAGCGCCCGGCCCCGTCGGTCAGGACGACGTCCTCACCGGCGTGCAGCCGCTTCACGGAGACGGCATGGCGTCCTTCGGGACCGTCGAGTACGTAGCGCCCCTCGCCGCCCGCGGCCGTGTTCTCGAAGGTCTCGAAGGTCTCGAAGGTCTCGACGACGAAGACGGGCGCGGTCACGCCTGGCTCCCGGGGTGGGTCCCCTGCTGCCCCCCGGCCGCCAACACGTCCTTCGCCGCGGCCAGTTCGGCCGCGAGGACCTCCACGAGCTGCCCCGCGGGAAGCTCCCGCGCCATGCGGTGGCCCTGCCCCGCCCACAGCGCCATGCCCTGCGCGTCACCGGCCTTGGCCGCGGCCTTGCGCAGGCCGCTGGTGAGGTGGTGGATCTGGGGGTAGGCGGCGGGGGCGTAAGGGCCGTGCTCGCGCATGAAGCGGTTGACCAGGCCCCGCGCGGGGCGTCCTGAGAAGGCGCGGGTCAGTTCGGTCCGGGTGAACAGCGGGTTGGTCATGGCCTGCTTGTGCAGGACGTTCGCGCCCGACTCGGGGCAGACCAGGAAGGCCGTGCCGAGCTGCGCGGCGTCCGCGCCTGCCGCGAGCACCGCGGCGATCTGCGAGCCGCGCATCAGACCGCCGGCCGCGACGACGGGGATCTGCACGGTGTCGCGCACCTGCGCGATGAGCGAGAGAAGGCCGATTCCGGCGCCGTCCGTCTCGGGGTTGTCGCGGTGCGTGCCCTGGTGGCCACCGGCCTCGATGCCCTGCACACACACGGCGTCGGCGCCCGACCACTGGGCGGTCTGCGCCTCTTCGGGCGAGGTGACGGTGGCGACGGTGATGGTGCCGACCCGCGCGAAGGCGTCGAAGACGTCGCGGGTGGGGCAGCCGAAGGTGAACGACACCAGCGGCACCGGGTCCTCGACGAGGATCGCGAGCTTGGCGTCGTAGCCGTCGTCGCGTCCGCTGTCCGGATCGCCGAGCTGCGTCTCGTACCAGGCGGCCTCACCGGCGAGCTGGTTGCGGTAGACGTCGACGGCGGCGGCGTCGGCGTACTCGGGCTGCGGCATGAACAGATTCACGCCGAACGGGCGGCTCGTGAGCCCCCGCAGCTGTTTGATCTCCTGGTACATCCCGTCGGCGGTTTTGTACCCGGCGGCGAGATATCCGAGCCCCCCGGCCTCGGACACGGCCGCGGCGAGCTGGGGGCACGAAGCGCCGCCCGCCATGGGGGCCTGCACGATCGGAAGGCGGCAGAGATCGGTCAGTGCGGAGGACATGAACGCATCGTGCCATGCCCTGGGCGGGCGGCCGAATCGCCCCTTGCGCCTTGCCCGCGGGCGCCTGCGGCGGGCTACAGACTTTCCCGCCCACCCACCCGGCACCCCGCAGAAATCGGCAATGCTCCGGCGCCGGAGGGCAAACCCTCCGGCACCGGAGCACCGAAATCTCAGCGACCGTTGAACGCGTCCTTGAGGCGTGAGAACAAGCCCTGCTGCCCCGGCTGGAACTGCCCCGTGGGCCGCTCCTCGCCCCGCAGCACCGCCAGCTCCCGAAGGACCCGCTCCTGCTCCGCGTCCAGCTTGCTCGGCGTGAGGACCTCGACGTGCACGATGAGGTCTCCGCGACCGCCGCCCCGCAGGTGCGTGATGCCCCTGCCGTGCAGCGGCACCGACTGACCGGACTGCGTGCCCGGCCGGATGTCGACCTCTTCCAGGCCGTCCAGCGTCTCCAGGGGCACCTTGGTGCCCAGAGCCGCGGCCGTCATCGGGATGGTGACCGTGCAGTGCAGATCGTCCCCGCGCCGCTGGAACACGGCGTGCGGCAGCTCGTGGATCTCCACGTACAGGTCGCCGGCGGGGCCGCCGCCGGGGCCGACCTCGCCCTCGCCCGCGAGCTGGATCCGCGTGCCGTTGTCGACACCGGCGGGGATCTTCACGGTGAGCGTCCGCCGCGACCGGATGCGGCCGTCGCCGGCGCACTCGGGGCACGGAGTGGGCACGACCGTGCCGAAGCCCTGGCACTGCGGGCACGGCCGCGACGTCATGACCTGACCGAGGAAGGACCGCGTGACCTGCGACACCTCGCCGCGACCGCGGCACATGTCACACGTTTGAGCGGATGTCCCCGGCGCGGCACCTTCACCGCTGCAGCTCGTACAGACGACCGCCGTGTCGACCTGTATGTCCTTGGTGGTCCCGAAGGCCGCCTCGTCCAGGTCGATCTCGAGCCGGATCATGGCGTCCTGGCCACGGCGCGTGCGCGACCGGGGGCCGCGCTGCGACGCCGTCCCGAAGAACGCGTCCATGATGTCCGAGAAGTTGCCGAAGCCACCGGCCCCGAAACCGCCCGCGCCCCCGCCTGCGCCCTGCTGGGACAGCGGGTCGCCGCCGAGGTCGTAGACCTGCTTCTTCTGCGGGTCCGACAACACCTCGTACGCGGCGTTGATCTCCTTGAAGCGCTCCTGAGTCTTCGGATCCGGATTCACGTCCGGGTGAAGCTCTCGCGCAAGCCTCCGGAAGGCCTTCTTGATCTCGTCCTGGGAAGCGTCGCGGCGCACGCCTAGTACGGCGTAGTAGTCCGTGGCCACTTACGACTCCGCCAGGATCTGTCCGACGTAACGTGCCACTGCGCGTACTGCTCCCATCGTTCCCGGATAGTCCATGCGGGTCGGGCCGACCACGCCGAGTTTGGCTACTGCCTCGCTGCCCGAACCGTAGCCGACGGAGACCACGGAAGTGGAGCTGAGTCCCTCATGGGCGTTCTCGTGACCGATCCGTACGGTCATGCCCGAATCCGTGGCCTCGCCAAGCAACTTGAGCAGGACGACCTGCTCCTCAAGAGCCTCCAGGACGGGCCTGATGGTGAGGGGAAAGTCATGTCCGAAGCGGGTGAGATTGGCCGTTCCGCCGATCATCAGCCGCTCCTCGGTCTCCTCGACGAGGGTTTCGAGGAGGGTGGAGAGCACCGTCGCCACCGTGCCCCGGTCCTCCGCGTCGAAGGACTCCGTCATGTCCTGCACCAGCTGCGGCACATCCGCGAAGCGGCGGCCCGCGACCCGGCTGTTGAGCCGCGCCCGCAGATCCGCGAGCGAGGTCTCGCCGAACGGTGCGGGACAGTCGATCATGCGCTGCTCGACCCGGCCCGTGTCCGTGATCAGTACGAGCATCAGGCGGGCGGGAGCCAGCGAGAGCAGCTCCACGTGCCGCACCGTCGAGCGGGTGAGGGACGGATACTGCACGACCGCGACCTGCCGGGTCAGCTGCGCGAGCAGCCGCACCGTGCGCGCCACGACGTCGTCGAGGTCGACGGCGCCGTCGAGGAAGTTCTGGATGGCCCTGCGCTCCGGCGCCGCCATCGGCTTGACGCCCGCGAGCTTGTCGACGAAGAGGCGGTACCCCTTGTCGGTCGGGATGCGGCCCGCGCTCGTGTGGGGCTGGGCGATGAACCCTTCCTCCTCCAGCGCCGCCATGTCGTTGCGGACCGTGGCCGGGGAGACCCCGAGGCTGTGCCGCTCGGTGAGCGCCTTGGAGCCGACGGGCTCCTCGGTGCCGACGTAGTCGTGGACGATGGCGCGCAGCACCTCGAGCCTGCGTTCATTCAGCATCCGCGCACACCTCCACCGTTTTGCCCTGAAACCTGTCTGCCCTGCGGCTGTGCCTGGCACTCCCCGCGGGCGAGTGCCAGCCTGTACCGCGCCCAGTGTACGGCCGCGAGGTACGACCCCGGCAAGGGCCGGACCTCCTGTGTCGGTCCGGCAGGCGAGGCGGCGGCTGCCAAGGCGCCCGTGCGGGGCTAGCGTCGACTCATGGACGTGGCACTGGCTTGGGACGAGGCGGGCTGGGAGCGGCTCGCGCCGCATGTGGGACGGCGGCGCCTCCCGGTGTGGGACTGCACGGCGGGCCTTGTCGTCGGCGGCGAATCGGCGCTGATGATCGAGGCGGGGGCGACCCTGCGCGAGGGGGCACAGTTGCGCACCCAGGCGCGCGACATCCTCGGCGGGGGCCGCCGGGTCACGCACCTCGCTCTGACGCACCCGCACTTCGACCATGTCCTTGGCGCCGCGGCGTTCGCGGGCGTGGAGGTGTACGGCGCGGTCGGCCTCGACGCTCTCCTCGCGAGGGGCCGCGACGAACTGCGCCACGATGCCGTGCGGCAGGGCGTCGACCCGGACGCGGCCGCGGAGGCCGCCGATCTGCTCGTCCACCCGCACCACCTGGTGTGCGGGGAGTGGACGCTCGACCTGGGCGGCGGGGTGCAGGTGCTGCTCGCGAACGTCGGCCCGGGGCACTCGGGCCACGACCTGGCGGTCCTGGTCCCCGGCACGGACAGCTCTCCGGAGATCGTCTTCTGCGGAGACCTGGTCGAGGAGTCGGGCGAACCGCAGGCGGGGACGGACGCGGTCCCGAAGCGATGGCCGGCGGCGCTCGACCGGCTCCTCTCCCTGGGCGGGGAGGACGCGCTGTACGTGCCGGGGCACGGTGCGGTGGTCGATGCGGCTTTTGTCCGTGCGCAACGCGCCACACTGGCGGCCCGCTTCGGCGTGTCGTAGCCGGTCGTACGCCACTTCTCTTATCGTCGTGCGAATGCGCCAGTACTCCGCAGACCTCACGCCGCCGTGGAAGAAGCCGAAGCCCGTGCCGGAGGTCGCAGCGGATGCGGACCTCGTGGTGGAGGAGCTGAGCACCGGCTTCTGCGGGGCGGTGATCCGCTGCGAGAAGACGGCGGAGGGTCCGACGGTGACCCTGGAGGACCGCTTCGGCAAGCACCGCGTCTTCCCGATGACGCCGGGCGGCTTCGCCCTGGAGGGCCGGACGGTGACGCTGGTCCGCCCGTCGACTGCCGCTTCCTCCACCTCGCCTGTACGTCCCACACGTACCGCCTCGGGCTCGGTGGCCGTGCCGGGGGCGCGGGCCCGGGTCGCCCGTGCCGGGCGGATCTACGTCGAGGGGCGGCACGACGCGGAGCTGGTCGAGCGGGTGTGGGGCGACGACCTGCGGATCGAGGGTGTGGTCGTCGAGTACCTGGAGGGCATCGACGACCTCCCCGCGATCGTCGAGGAGTTCGCCCCCGGCCCTGACGCGCGTCTGGGCGTCCTGGTGGACCACTTGGTGCCCGGCTCCAAGGAGTCAAGGATCGCGGCGGCGGTGAGTTCTCCGTCGGCGCTGGTGGTGGGGCACCCCTACATCGACGTGTGGGAGGCGGTGAAGCCGTCCTCGGTGGGGATCGCTGCGTGGCCCCGCGTGCCGAGGGGGCTCGACTGGAAGACGGGCGTCTGCGAGGCCTTGGGCTGGCCGCCCCACACTGGCGCGGCCTGGCAACGGATCCTGGGCTCGGTACGCAGCTACCGGGATCTTGAACCGGCGCTGCTGGGCCGCGTGGAGGAACTGATCGACTTCGTCACGGCGGCTGATTCCTAGCCCGCCGCTGCGCGGCGGATCTTTCCCGCCCACCCGCCCGATTGCCCCGCAGTTGCCTGTTTCAGCCCGTCCGGCGTTTGAGGACCGGGGTCTGGGGCGGAGCCCCAGTTTCGGGAAGGGGCGGGATTGGGGAAGGCCCCGCAGGGACCGCCCGAACCTCAGTCCACCAGGTCCCGCACCACCGCATCCGCCAGCAACCGCCCCCGCAGGGTAAGCACGGCCCGCCCCTCCTCGTAGGGCCCCGCCTGAAGGAGGCCGTCCGAGAGGGCCCGCCCCGCAGCCGCAAGCCCCGCAGGCCGCAGCAACGACAACGGACACCCCTCAAGCAGCCGCAGCTCCAGCAGAATCCGCTCCACCCGCCGATCCTCAGCGGCAAGAATCTCCCGCCCAGCCCCAGGCGAGCGCCCCGCGGCAAGAGCTCCCGCGTACGCCCCGGGATGCTTGACGTTCCACCACCGCACACCCCCCACGTGGCTGTGGGCCCCCGGCCCGGCCCCCCACCAGTCGGCCCCACGCCAGTACAGCTCGTTGTGCAGGCACCGCCCCGCGTCGGACGTGGCCCAGTTCGACACCTCGTACCAGGAGAACCCGGCACCCCCCAGCACCTCGTCGGCGATCAGATACCGGTCCGCGTGCACGTCGTCGTCCGTCATCGGCACCTCGCCACGCCGGATCCGCCGCGCCAGCTGCGTGCCCTCCTCGACGATCAGGGCGTAGGCGCTGACGTGGTCGGGTCCGGCCCCGATCGCCGCGTCGAGCGTGGCCCGCCAGTCGTGGTCCGTCTCGCCCGGCGTCCCGTAGATGAGGTCGAGGTTGACGTGCTCGAAGCCCGCGGCGCGCGCCTCCGCCACGCAGGCCTCGGGCCGCCCGGGGGTGTGCGTGCGGTCGAGCACCTTCAGTACGTGCTGCTTGGCGCTCTGCATCCCGAAGGAGACGCGGTTGAAGCCTCCGGCCCGCAGCTCGCTCAGGTAGGCCGGGTCGACGGACTCGGGGTTCGCCTCGGTGGTGATCTCCGCGTCGTCCGCGAGCCCGAACTCCTCCCGTACGGCCCCCAGCATGCGGACCAGGTCGGCCGCGGCGAGCAGCGTCGGCGTACCGCCCCCGACGAAGACGGTCTGTACCGGGCGCGGGTCGTCCCCGAGGACCTTCCGCGCCATCCGTACCTCGTCGATCAAGGTGTCCGCGTAGTTGTCGCGTGAGGCGAGCACTCCGCCGGAGCCGCGCAGCTCGGTGGCGGTGTAGGTGTTGAAGTCGCAGTAGCCGCAGCGCGTGGCGCAGTACGGGACGTGGAGGTAGAAGCCGAGCGGACGCGTCCCCGCACCCGTGAGGGCGGACGCGGGCAGGGCCCCGTCCTCGGGCATGGGCTCACCATCGGGCAGTGCGGAAGGCATACCTTCGATTGTCCCGCACCGCGGAGGAACCCGAAGACCGAGCCGACGCCGCTACTGCGCCTGCAACACCAGCACCGCCAGATCGTCATCCGGCGGCCGCTCGGAAAATTCGTGCACCAGCCTCTTGATCCGTTCGGCCACCAGAGCCGCGTCCATCCCCGCGCAGCTCGCGAGCGCCGTTGCGAGGCCGTCGCCGTCGTCGAACATCAGTTGTCCCGTGCGGCGCTCCGTCACCCCGTCCGTGACGCAGAGCAGCGTGTCTCCCGTGCGCAGCTCGAAGGTCTCGCTCGCATACGTCGCGTCGTCGACGACCCCGAGCAGCAGCTGGGGCGTGGCCGCCGCCCGGACCGTCCCGTCCGGGGAGAGGAGGAGGGGCAGCGGGTGGCCCGCGCTCGCCACCGTGCAGCGGACGCCGCCGTCGTCCAAGGGCACCAGCTCGCCGTAGAGGAGGGAGAGGAAGCGGGAGGTGGCCCCGTCGGTCGGCACGCCTTGGCCGCCCGCCACCGCGACCACCGCCGCGGCCGCGTCCGCCGCCTCCGTCGCATCGTCGAGGAGGAGCTGGTTGAGGCGGTCGAGCACTTCCGCGACCTCGTACCCCTCGCGGGCGAGCAGCCGCAGCCACGGCCGGGCGAGGCCGATCACGACGGCCGCCTCGACGCCCTTGCCCTGTACGTCGCCGAGCGCGAAGCACCAGCGGCCCTTGCCCGCCTGGAACACGTCGTAGAAGTCTCCGCCGGGACCGCCCTTGTCCCGCGGCTCGTACACGACTCCGCTGTGCACTCCGGGGATGTCCGCGACGGAGCTCGGAAGGAGGCCGCGCTGCAGGACCTGGCTGATGGTGGCCTGGCGCTGATAGCGGCGCGCCGCGCTGATGGCCAGCGCGACGCGGCGGCTGAAGTCCTCGATGAGGCCCGTGACTTCGTCGGCGAAGCGCACCATCCCGGCCCGCCCGATGATGAGCGTGCCAAGCACGCGGCCGCCCGCCGTCAGGCGGTACGCCAGGGCCGTGCCGCTCGCCTCTTCCGCCGGTGCCTCGGCGGGCCACGGCACGGGGACGGGGCCGGAGCCCACCGATTCGGGGAGCCGGGGCGGGTCCTTCTCCAGGCTGCGGCGCAGTTCTTCTATCCGCTGTTCGCTGGTGTGCCAGACGCGGGCGAGCCGGGAGCCCGCGCTCCCGCTCACGGTGCCGCGCGGCGCGACCTCCGGTTCGTCGTCGAGCCATACCGCGCACCAGTCGGCGAGCCGCGGCACGAGCAGCTGCCCGGCGAGGGCGGCCACGAGGTCCTCGTCGAACTGTCCGGCGAGCAGGTCGGACGCCTCGGCGAGGAAGGTGAGC from Streptomyces sp. BA2 encodes:
- a CDS encoding nitronate monooxygenase; this translates as MSSALTDLCRLPIVQAPMAGGASCPQLAAAVSEAGGLGYLAAGYKTADGMYQEIKQLRGLTSRPFGVNLFMPQPEYADAAAVDVYRNQLAGEAAWYETQLGDPDSGRDDGYDAKLAILVEDPVPLVSFTFGCPTRDVFDAFARVGTITVATVTSPEEAQTAQWSGADAVCVQGIEAGGHQGTHRDNPETDGAGIGLLSLIAQVRDTVQIPVVAAGGLMRGSQIAAVLAAGADAAQLGTAFLVCPESGANVLHKQAMTNPLFTRTELTRAFSGRPARGLVNRFMREHGPYAPAAYPQIHHLTSGLRKAAAKAGDAQGMALWAGQGHRMARELPAGQLVEVLAAELAAAKDVLAAGGQQGTHPGSQA
- a CDS encoding histidine triad nucleotide-binding protein, with the protein product MAGEPQADCLFCKIVAGEVPATLVKETDTTVAFRDINPQAPSHVLIIPKAHYPDAAALAAAEPTIAADVLREAGEVAAEEKAESYRIVFNTGTGAGQTVFHAHAHVLGGRGLQWPPG
- the dnaJ gene encoding molecular chaperone DnaJ, whose translation is MATDYYAVLGVRRDASQDEIKKAFRRLARELHPDVNPDPKTQERFKEINAAYEVLSDPQKKQVYDLGGDPLSQQGAGGGAGGFGAGGFGNFSDIMDAFFGTASQRGPRSRTRRGQDAMIRLEIDLDEAAFGTTKDIQVDTAVVCTSCSGEGAAPGTSAQTCDMCRGRGEVSQVTRSFLGQVMTSRPCPQCQGFGTVVPTPCPECAGDGRIRSRRTLTVKIPAGVDNGTRIQLAGEGEVGPGGGPAGDLYVEIHELPHAVFQRRGDDLHCTVTIPMTAAALGTKVPLETLDGLEEVDIRPGTQSGQSVPLHGRGITHLRGGGRGDLIVHVEVLTPSKLDAEQERVLRELAVLRGEERPTGQFQPGQQGLFSRLKDAFNGR
- a CDS encoding 16S rRNA (uracil(1498)-N(3))-methyltransferase, yielding MTAPVFVVETFETFETFENTAAGGEGRYVLDGPEGRHAVSVKRLHAGEDVVLTDGAGRWAECVVLDTEGKDRLILRMDSVQEEAPQEPRITVVQALPKGDRGELAVETMTETGVDAIVPWSASRCITQWKGERGLKALGKWRATAREAGKQSRRVRFPEVAEAASTKQVAALLASADLAAVLHEEGSEPLATADLPTAGHIVLVVGPEGGVSPDELASFADAGAKPYRLGRSVLRTSTAGTAAAALLLGRTGRWS
- a CDS encoding S41 family peptidase, which translates into the protein MTLTGHPAYLRFPHLRGELVAFTAEDDVWVAPLDGGRAWRVSADNMPVNHPRISQDGTTIAWTSTRDGSPEVHVAPVDGGSSKRLTYWGSSRTSVRGWTPDGRVLAVSTSGQASLRRSWARAVPLDGGPADTLPYGVVGDVAYGPREGQLLLLSAPMGREAAWWKRYRGGTAGKLWIRRGGAGDGGTGDEGGDDRFVRVHEELDGNIEYPLWVGERIAFLSDHEGVGAVYSSLPDGSDLRRHTGVDSFYARHAATDGTRVVYASAGELWLLDDLVDAEPRRVDVRLGGQRTDLQPFPVSAARWFGAAAPDHTGRGSAVSVRGGVHWVTHREGPARALAAEHGVRARLPRTFRVDGEEHVVWVTDAEGDDALQFAPATGLAPGATPRRIAAGQLGRVLGLAMAPDGSRAAVASHDGRVLLVERESGEVREVDRGEDGDATGLVFSPDSAWLAWSHPGPRPLRQLKLANTADLSVSDATPLRFRDYAPAFTLDGKHLAFLSARAFDPVYDEHVFDLAFVGGSRPYLITLAATTPSPFGPQRHGRPFEAPDKDETPDSEGSPVTRIDLDGLADRIVPFPVEAARYSTLRAAKDGVLWLRHPVRGVLGASRATPTDPDPQTELERYDLVQQRIEELASDADHFAVSGDGKRVLLWADGKLKVVPSDRRASGDESSDSNITVDLTRVRQTVDPAAEWRQMYDEAGRLMRDNFWRPDLGGVDWDGVLDRYRPVLDRVATHDDLVDLLWEVAGELGTSHAYVMGGGAWGSSAVRQGLLGADVSRGEDGAWRIDRILPSETSDPAAQSPLAAPGVAVRAGDALLAVAGRPVDPVAGPGPLLVGTAGKPVELTVSPAGGGDPRHAVVIPVDDEEPLRYHAWVVDRRAYVHERSGGRLGYLHVPDMQAPGWAQIHRDLRVEVARDGLVVDVRENRGGHTSQLVVEKLARKIVGWDLPRGTRPFSYPADAPRGPVVAVANEFSGSDGDIVNAAIKALGIGPVVGTRTWGGVIGIDSRYRLVDGTLVTQPKYAFWLEGYGWGVENYGVDPDVEVVTTPEDYAAGRDPQLDEAIRLALAALETTPPKTAPELPGS